The Setaria viridis chloroplast, complete genome genome segment TTATAATACTTCAGGAGCTAATGAAACTATTTTAGTAAAATTCAATTCTCTCAATTCTTCGGCAATCGCGCCAAAAACTCGAGTTCCTTTTGGATTTCCTTTTTGATCAATGATAACTGCTGCATTGTCATCATAGCGTATTATTATACCATCTTCGCATTTGAATTCTTTACATGTACGTACAATTACAGCTCGAATTACTTCGGATCTTTCTAGAGGCATTTGGGGCACTGCGTCTTTGATTACAGCAACAATAACATCACCAATACGAGCATATCGCTGATTACCAGCGGCTCCTATGACTCGAATACACATCAATTTTCTAGCTCCACTGTTATCTGCTACATTTAAAAGGGTCTGAGGTTGAATCATATTATTTTGATTTCAATTTGTTATTTCAATGCAAAAGGATGAAAGAAATATTGTCTTTCTAGAAAGAAAAACCTGGGGTTTTTTATCTTAAATACTCCTTTTTGGGGTTCTATATCTCTAATCGAAGAAATTGACTTCGTATGGGCATTTTACTGGCAGCTATAGAGATAGCTGCTCTAGCTACAGTTTCGGATACTCCGCTCATTTCATAAAGTATTCTACCTGGTTTAACAACGGCTACCCAATATTCGGGGGATCCCTTTCCCGAGCCCATACGTGTTTCTGTGGGTCTCATTGTAACCGGTTTGTCGGGAAATATACGCACCCATATTTTTCCACCACGACGTGCATATCGTGTCATTGCTCTTCGTCCTGCTTCTATCTGTCTTGCGGTGATCCAAGCGGGTTCAAGTACTTGAAGAGCATATCTACCAAAACAAATACGATTGCCTCGGCAGGATTTTCCCTTCATTCTTCCTCTATGTTGTTTACGAAATCTAGTTCTTTTGGGGTTATAGTCGACGGTTCTTTCTTAGTTCCATCTCTACTGCAAAACTGGACATGAGAGTTTCTTCTCATCCAGCTCCTCGCGAATTAAATGAGAAAGCGTGCGAATTTCTCTAATTCCATAATATTTTTTTTGGAATCTCCTTATTTTTATTCTTATTGAATCGTGGTAAAGTATTCTAATCCAATAAGGATTTCGCGGGCGAATATTTACTCTTTCCTGTCTTATTTGTTAATTTAGAATCTTATCAAATAAAGCCACTTTTTTGGTTTGTTCCGCCATCCCACCCAATGAAGTGTTAGGATTCTTTTCAATAAAATCCGATGCCGTCATAGGTTTTCTCGTTCCCACTGCTTCTCCTTTAATGGTTAGGTTTGAATCCTGCAATGGAGCTTCCAAAAAATTTCTTTCCGAGTCAATTTTCTCAGTTTTATTAACGCGGGCTGCTCTTTTTTATTTCTTTAAATTTTGATTTGTTATTTCAAAAGTTACGATTTCGAATTCTCTCTTTTTTTATTATTTTATTATATTGATGCTTTATCACATTGCTTTTTTTTTATGATGTAATTCATAGACCATACACATTGGAATCCTATATCTTTCTTATTCTTCTTCCTTCTATCTATCATCCCTCCTTTTATCCACATCCCTTTAGTTTTGCTTCACAGCCTAAAATCAGGTTTCTTTTGTAGAGAAAAAAATGCAGTTGCTACAACTATATGATAGATCTACTCATTTTTTATAGATGTATTTATTCACATAGTGACTGGTTCTTAGTTAGGATCTCGACAATACGAAGCAATAGGTTGGTTATTAGTTAATTTTCTAGAATTACTAAGTTTTTTTCTATTTTTAGTAGGGTTCAGCCCATTTTTTTTTATAAATCCTCATTTTTGACCCTAAAGAAAAAACTAACGAGTCACACACTAAGCATAGCAATTATATTAAAAGATTTATCAATTTTCATTAAATCTTATAGAAAGAGATATAATTTCTTCTTTTTTTAGGGATTTTGGGAGAATGGGAAGACTGGGTTAGTTATTCTTCTTCTACGAATATCCAAATTTTTACACCTAATACTCCATAGATAGTTCGAATTGGATAGCAGCAATAATCAATTTTAGCGCGAATTGTTTGTAGGGGCAGTCTGCCCTTTTTGATGCATTCGGCACGTGCAATTTCTTTCCCTGCTAGACGACCCGCAATTTTGATTTTTACTCCCTTTATGTCTGCTTTTTTAGTTAATTCAATGGCTTTTTTCATTGCTTTTCGGAATGAAACTCTATTTTTTAATTGGAAAGCTATATATTCTGCAAGAATATTAGGTTGTCTATAAGGTTCTTTAACCTTTTCGATAGCAATATTAAGTCTCTGGTTTACAGAATTAACTTCCTTTTGGAGATCTTTCTCTAATTCTTCGATTGCTCCCTTTTTCTTTAATAAATTGGGGAATCCAATATGGATTATGACGTGGATTGTATCAATTTCTTTTTGAATTTCTATATGTGTAATTACTTCAGAACTTGAGTCTGATTCTATTTTTCTATTCGAGCCTTTTTTCCTATTCTGTTGTATATAGTTCTTGATACAATTCCGTATTTTTTTATCTTCCTGTAGACCTTCAGAATAATTTTTTGGTTGTGCGAACCAAAAGGAATGGTGATTTTGGGTTGTACCAAGTCTGAAACCGAGTGGATTTATTTTTTGTCCCATATTTTTCTATTCTATTTCTTTTTTTATTGGGAATCGAAATCTTGGATTGATCTAAAGATTATTTAGATTTCTTTACTATATTTAGTACAATTGTTATATGACACATGGTTTTTTTTATAGAATAACTACGTCCTCGAGCTCGAGGTCTGAATTTTTTCATAATAGTACCCCTACTGACTTCGGCTTTAGTGATGAATAAATTCGCTTTGTCGAAATCCCTATAATGAGTAGCATTTGCTGCTGCCGAATAAACCAACTTTAAGATGGGATAAGACGCTCGATAAGGCATGAGGTTCAGTATCATAACGGTTTCCTCGTAGTAACGCCAGCGAATCTCATCAAGAACTCTTTGTGCTTTGAAAACAGACATATGTATGCGTTTTTGTGCTTTGAAAACCCGTTCGAATTTAAGTAGACGATCAGTTGGAACTTTTCTTGCGAGTTTCCTTAGCTCGTTCTTCTTCTTCTTTATCCTAGGGGTATACTTTACCAATTTGAAACTTGTCATAAATAAGGTTATTACCCGTCTATCTTTACTTTATTTGAATCCAATTATTTCTTTGTTTATTCTGAATCTTTCTATTCTGAATTCAGTTAACGACGAGATTTAGTATCTTTTCTTGCACTTTCATAACTCGTGAAATGCCGAGTAGGCACGAATTCCCCCAATTTGCGACCTACCATAGGATTTGTTATGTAAATAGGTATATGTTCCTTTCCATTATGAATCGCGATTGTATGGCCAACCATTGCGGGTAGAATGCTAGATGCCCGGGACCACGTTACTATAATTTCTTTCTCCTCCTTCATATTAACCTTTTCGATTTTTGCCAATAAATGACGAGCTACAAAAGGATTCGTTTTTTTTCGTGTCACAGCTGATTACTCCTTTTTTTCATTTTAAAGAGTGGCATCCTATGTCCACTATCTCGATCGAGGTATGGAGGTCAGAATAAATAGAATAATGATGAATGGAAAAAAGAGAAAATCCTTTAGCTGGATAAGGGGCGGATGTAGCCAAGTGGATCAAGGCAGTGGATTGTGAATCCACCATGCGCGGGTTCAATTCCCGTCGTTCGCCCATCGCATTATTGCAAATTCCAAAAATGCAATTTTCCATATTCCTAGTTACGTATTTACTTACGGCGACGAAGAATAAAACTATCACTATATTTTTTCCTTTTCCTAGTTCTTCTTCCAAGCGCAGGATAACCCCAAGGGGTTGTGGGTTTTTTTCTACCAATGGGGGCTTTCCCTTCACCGCCCCCATGGGGGTGGTCCACAGGGTTCATAACTACCCCTCTTACTACGGGGCGTTTACCTAGCCAACACTTAGATCCGGCTCTACCCAAACTTTTTTGGTTCACCCCAACATTACCCACTTGTCCGACTGTTGCTAAGCAGTTTTGGGATACCAAACGGACCTCCCCAGATGGTAATCTTAAAGTGGCCAATTTACCCTCTTTTGCAATCAGTTTCGCTACAGCACCTGCTGCTCTAGCTAATTGCCCACCCCTTCCACGTGTGATTTCTATGTTATGTATGGCCGTGCCTAAGGGCATATCGGTTGAAGTAGATTCTTCTTTTTTCTCAAAAAACCCCTTCCCAAACTGTACAAGCTTCTTCCAAAGCATACGGCTTTCTAGATGTATATGACGATCTCTAGACAGATGGATCTTATATGAATCGTATGATGAAGTACCACATGAGTGGATATATAGAAAAGGAATCCAAATCTGCCGAATCGCTCATGTTATGATCTTCTACATCCTAGGTCTCCGCGTTCCGTCATCTGGCTTATGTTCTTCATGTAGCATTCAGATCGAATGACTCTATGAAATTACGTCGATACTTCCACATATTATGGGTAACGTAGGAGACATCCCTATTTTCACCCGGGGGTCTTAATTACCACTGCTTAGCTTTCAATTCGCCTCTGACCATCAAATTAAATGTGAATAACCCGTCCTCCTCTCTTTGAAACAAGGGGCGCTTCCGGTTCTGTGCGTGCTTCAAACAATTTTGTCTTCTCCATATTACCATATCTCTAGAGTCAATAATTTTCTATGAGGAACTACTGAACTCAATCACTTGCTGCCGTTACTCAACAGTTTTCTGTTGAGGTCTATCCCGTAGAGGTAGTCAAATTGGATCAGTGATCGATTTCTAGGTTTCGTCGTAAACCTAATTGGTTACTTCCAATTACGTAAATCAATAGTTCAAACCGCACTCAAAGGTAGGGCATTTCCCATTGATATAGGAACTTTTGTACCAGAAACAATAGTATCTCCAATTATAGCCCCTCTGGGATGTAAAATATATCTCTTCTCACCATCCCCATAGTGTATGAGACAAATGTATGCATTTCGATTAGGGTCGTATTCTATGGTTACGATTCTACCAGATATGTCTTTTTGATTCCGTCGAAAATCGATTTTACGGTATAGGCGCTTATGACCTCCCCCTCTATGCCTTGCGGTAATGATTCCTCTGGCATTACGACCTTTACCACAACGGTGCCGTCCATGGATCAATTTATTTCGTGGATTGGATTTCACTTGCCTGTCTACGGTTCCCTTGCGTGTGCTCGGGATAGGTGTTTTGTATAAATGTTTCGCCGTATTATTAAGTATTCTCCTTTAGTTCGTTTCTCTATCTAGAAGTGGAATAGAATAACCCGGTTGAAGGGTAATGATCATACGTCTGTAATGCATTGTATGTCCCAGAATAGGTCCCATTCTTCTACCCTTTCCGGGTAGTCGATGGCTATTCACAGCTACTACCTTAACACCAAAGAAGAGTTCGACCCAATGCTTTATTTCTGTCTTAGTGAATCCCGATTCGACATTAGAAGTATATTGATTCTTTCCCAATAAACGAAGACTCTTTTCTGTAAATACTGCGTATTTGATTCCATCCATAAATCGACTTTCCCTCCTATGCTCTGAGTTCCAGTATCGATAAGAATTCGAGTTCTTATTGTTCTTATGTTATGGTATGAATATACCATACCAATTCGTTATGTATGGATGATGGATGAGATTCCATAGATAGAGAGCCAGTTCCAATAGACTTATGGAACGTTCCCGTTCGCGTGCATCCAGCAGGAATTGAACCCGCAAATTTACCAATTATGAGTTGGGCGCTTTAACCATTCAGCCATGGATGCTTAACAGGGATCATCGTACATCGTAAATAACCAATTTTCATATAGAAAGACATATCATAGAAAAATGAAATCGAAAATATTCGGAGATGGCAAATATTCGGAGATGGCAAATATTCGGAGATGACTATGAAAACACCTCTCTGGATCCTCGAATTGAAAGAGAGATTGAGAGGGATCAAGAATCCTAATTCTCGCTATTTGGAATGGATCCAATTCTATTGAGTCTGACCCATAGTGATCATTTCTCTTTAGCAAAGAATGACCTTGGTTATCAAAGGATTGAACAACCGGGATCCATTTACTTATGATACCTAGTTGACATTGCTAACAAGGATCTAATGAATTATGAGTTTAATAGATGCTCTTTAGCAGAAAGACGTATATTCCTTGCTCATTATCAGACAATCACTTATTCCCAAACCTCGTGTGGGGCTAATCGTTTTCATTTACCATCTTATGGAAAACCCTTTTCGTTCCGCTTAGCCCTATCGGGTATTTTAGTGATGGGTTCTATAGGAACTGGACGATCCTATTTGGTCAAATACCTAACGAAAAATTCCTATTTTCCTTTCATTAAGGTACGAGGGCTTCTTATTCCACAAGAACGAAAGCACCTTTTCATTCTTTCATATACTAGGGGTTTTTACTTGGAAAAGACAATGTTCCATACTAAAGGATTCGGGTCCATAACCACGAGTTCCAGTGCACTAGATCTTGTAGCACTTAGCAACGAGGCCCTATCCATTAGTATTCCACATAAGAAATCCATTATAGAAACTAATACAATTAGATTAGCTCTTCATAGACAAACTTGGGGTTTGCGAGCCAAGATAAGACCGGCTCGGGATCATGGGACCCTTTTCTATCAGATAGGAGGGGGTCTTGTACAAAATAGACTTCTAAGTAATAACCCCATAGATCCTATATCTATCTATATAAACAGGCAATCGTGTCAGGAAGCGGCTTTTTCTTTGGCCAAACGGTACTTCGAACTTGGAACGAGCATGAAGAGATTAACGAGACTTCTTTCTCTTTTGAGTTTTTCTGGCGGACCGGTCGCGCAAGATCTTTGGTCTTCCCCCGGAACCGATGAAAAAGTGGGTCGCTTCTTATGGACTCGCTCAGAATGATTCTTCTCTATCTATAGTTCATGGCCTATTAGAAGTAGAAGGTGCTCTGGTGCAATCCTTACCGACAGAAAAAGATTGCACTCGGGTTGATAATAATCGAGTGCCATTACTTCGTCGGTCCGAACCAAGGAATCCGTTAGAAATGTTTTGAAATGGATATTGTTCTCTCTTTGATTAGGGATTGCTATATGAAAAGAAGTGGAGTTTGAAAAAGGGAACGGAATGGTCAAACCGGAACTGCTAGAGGAACGAATTTTCAATAGCATAACTTGGGCTCCTAGAATATGGGGCCCTTGGGACAATCTATTTGATTGCAGGGATAGGTACGCTGAATATGACTGGGGATTTTCCTATGGGTATTGGAGCGGGTCCAAGCAGATTAAAGAGGATGAGTTGTCAGAGACTGCTATTTATTCGAATTATTTCTGGTATATTTGGTCTTTTCATTCTAATACTCTATCCGAGAGTTCTCAGTATTTAGCAAAGCTGTTCCTATCTAACGGAAGGCTCCTGGATCAAATGACAAAGACATTGTTTGTGGAGAAAGAGGTGGCTTTTCCCGGATGAAACATTTGATTTGTGTAACAGGAGAAAGATTTCCCACTCCTTAGCCGTAAAGATATGTGGCCATGAAAAAGGGAGGGGATTCAGTGGAACAGGATTGGCCGGGCGGTAGAGTTGTGGAAACACTTGTTGATTCCTATTTTGGACCCTAGCTCCATGGAACAATATGCTACTGCGGAAACATGGAAGAATTGCAATCTTAGATCAAAACACTATGTATGGGATGATATGAACTGCCTAAATAAGAATTCTTGAGCGTCGAACAACCTGAGTACTAACTACATCAAACAATTTGCATTAATGAAACTGTGTAAATCCACCGGATAATCAAAAATACGCATGTCTGATGAAATGGTTGTTGCTATCTGCTTCCATAACGAATCCTTGGTTTAACTGAATAAGTAAAGAAAATGGGCCCTTTCTCTTCTTCTCAGATCGATGGATCTTCTCGATTGGAAGATCTCCCATATGGATAATACACATTCCAGTTGACCGAGCCTAATGCTAATTGTTTTGTTCCGAAGCAAAGATATCCGCGGAGGCCGGTTCGTTCGTCCTATTCTGATATTCAGGACCAAGAGGTCCTGGATTCTCTTTCGGATAGGCCCCGAAAGGAGAAGAGAAGCTGAAATGCCAACGGACCTCTGTCTATTCTCTAATTCACCCGATCCGATAGTACCCGTTTTTGGAACGTCCAGTGCCAAAGTCACTGAATGGGTAAGTCACCAATCCAATCCCTTTGACAAATCGGGTGTCATATTAGATATCATATTCTATATATATAGAAATATCATAGAATAGACATATAGAATTTTTGGTTGGGAAATTCGAATGAATCATTGAGTGAAAAAGGAGCAAAGAATGACAAAAGATGAGACTCTACTAGTCTTCACTCTTGTGGTTTCCTCGGTTTCTGTTTTCTTATTCGGGATCTTGCTTTTCATGGTTCTCATCTCTGCAACTCGCGATTTTCGCGAGAGAACCAAATCCAAGTTGGTGAAGATCATGATTTGGGCTGGCATAGTAGTTATTACCTTTGCAATTGCGGTTCGAATCTATCCGATCTTTATCTTTTTGCTCAAAGAACGAATAAAACCCCTTGTTGAAGCCCTTTATGATAAGCTTCCCTGGATCTGGGAAGTTTCTCTTTCACGGTATTGGGATCGTTTGATCGATTTCCTTGATCGCTACTTATGGGCGTGCGCTCAAAGGATACAAACAGGGATTCGCAAACAAAAAGGGGAATTCGTAGTCACTTTTTCCTGTCGCGTAAAAAAAAGGCTTTACGCGAGAGCAATAGAGGTTGGGATACATCTATCTCTTCTGAGCAACCTCTTTTGGATTCTTAAGACCACCCTTGCAGTAGGATACCGTCTGCTTTAGGTTCTTTATTATCTCCTTCGAGGGGTTTTTAGGATCGTTCAGGCTATATTTAGTCTATTTTGGCTTTTACTGTCTACTTTTCTCAGGGAGATGGTTAAGGACCTCAGAAGATAGAGGAGAGCGCCAGGCGCAGATTTCCGGAATACTTCTACGGGGAATGCTCATTCAATGAGCATTCTCCATATTATGCCTTGAAGAGGACTCGAACCTCCACGCTCTTTAGCACGAGATTTTGAGTCTCGCGTGTCTACCATTTCACCATCAAGGCATCTTGAAAGTGAATCGTATTCCATGAATATGATATCTATCGAATGTGATATATGGAATATATGACAAAGGTGGAGTCTTGGAGTATTTCGATCGATCGGTCATATAGGCCTGAGTCAGACATCAAATAGCTTCGATTTGCATTATCCGTAGGACACCTTATATGTATCAAAATCGATATCAAAAAGATGTACAATCCAATTTGTCGATTCAATAGAAGCCCAAAGAGGTGCATATGGTACCCAAATAAGGATAGGATAGATATGTCAAAAGCAGGTCTGATTACACCTATTCCTAATCCTAAATAGAATGTAAGGACGTAGGGATTTCTATGTAAACAGAGTATCCTATTTCCATAGGCTCGAATGACCCCTTCTCATAATAAGAATGTGCACGGTCTGGTCCGGTATGGAATGAACTTATAATCTGATGATCGAGTCGATTCCATGATTATAAGTTCATAACCCTAGCACCCATTCCCATTTTGGGCGGAACAGATCTACTAATTCTTTTATTCCAGTTAGTAAGAGGGATCTTGAACTAAGAAATAGACCTAGCAGCTAAAAGAGGGTATCCTGAGCAATTGCAAGAATGGGGTTCATTGATATTCCTGGTATAGTAGATGCTATCACACATACAGTCATACTCAATTCGATGGAATTGTTTGATCTTAAAGGGGATCTTCTATAATTTCGCACATAAGGGGTTATTTCTTGGTTTCGTCCAGTCATTAATAACTTGATTATTTTTAGATAATAGTAGATAGAAAGAACGCTCGTAAGGAGTCCTATTGAAACCAAGAAATATAGGCCTGCTTGCCATCCACACCAGAATAGATAGAGTTTTCCGAAGAAACCTGCTAGTGGAGGAAGGCCTCCTAGGGATAAGAGACATAGGGCTAAAGAGAGAGCCAAAAAAGGATCTTTCGTGTATAATCCTGCATAATCTCGAATGTTATCAGTTCCGGTACGTAGACCAAATAATACAATGCAAGCAAAAGTTCCTAGATTCATGGAGATATAGAACAGCATATAAGTTATCATGCTTGCATATCCATCATTTGAGTCTCCAACAATTATTCCAATAATTACATATCCGATTTGCCCTATGGACGAATATGCAAGCATACGTTTCATGCTTGTTTGAGTAATAGCAAGGAGATTCCCCAATATCATGCTAAGAATAGCTAGGATTTCCAGAAGAAGATGCCATTCGTTTGATGAGAAATAAAAAGGAATATCGAGAATTCGCGTGGCTAAAGCTGAAGCAGCTACTTTCGAAGTAACAGAAAGAAAAGCAACGACTGGAGTGGGGGAGTCAGAGTCGAAAAGAGGATTCCTCGCTTCTTTCTCTCATGCAAAACCGTGCATGAGACTTTCATCTCGCACGGCTCCTAAGTGATAAAAGAAAGAAGAACTGGTCTTCTTTCTTTTTTGATTACCTTCCTCGCGTATGTATAAGACCGAATCCATTCTTTTTCGAAATGGATTTCGAAAAAGAACTACTAATCCTTAACTTTTCGAGGAATCCTTCATCAGTGGTTGTGAATGACTGACTTTTTCAATCCTTTCGACCTTGGTTCCGTAGGAGCAAGTCAGAAAGGTTGAGAAATAGAACCATCTGATTTGATTCGTTCCCAATAGCCATGAGATGATCATCTTAGGGTGATCCTTTTGTCAACGGATGCTCCTATTACACGTAGTCTCTGAAGGATGAGAACCCACTATGTAGCATCTACATCGATAATTCAAGCATTGTATACGTCATTAGTCCGATTCTTTGTAGGAACTACCCGTAATAACGAGCTTGCAAAATGGATCTGTTTATCATAAAGAGATTCGTTGTTCCTGACCCTGCTTCACCTTAATTGTTATTTGAACAAAAAGATCACAATAAACTTTTGGTAAAAGTTTTGTCTTGGTCGGAGTGGGGATAGCATTTCTCTTCTGCATGTCTATGGAGTTTTGCAAAACCCAAACACCTCAGAGATAGATATAGAGGTAGGAATTTGTCGAACGAACCACACTCCTTCGTAGACGTCAGGAGTCCATTGATGAAAAGGGGCTGGGGAAAGCTTGAACCCAAGTCCTACAGTGATGAATATAAGCGCAATTGAAATTCCTGGGGAGTTATACATTTGTGTATTGATAAGACCATTCACAATTTCTTGAAGCTCGATCTCCCCCCCAGATGAACCATATAGCCAAGAGAAACCATGAACCAGAATAGAAGAGCTTGCCCCACCCATGAGTAAATATTTCATAGTAGCCTCATTAGACCGTAGATCTCTCTTGGTATATCCAGACAATAGGTAGGAACATAAACTGAAACATTCTGGAGCTACAAAGATAGTTATTAAATCGTTAGCACCACATAAAAACATTCCCCCTAGAGTAGCTGTTAATACGAATAACAGAAACTCTGTTATAGCCATTTCTGTACATTCAATGTACTCTACGGATAGAGGAATACATAAAGTTGAACATAATAAAATAAGAAATTGAAAGATTTCGTTGAAATTGTTCGTTTGGAAATTTCCCGAAAAGCTAATTATAGGTTCTTCTCTCCATCGGAACAATAGGGCCGTTATGCTTATTACTAAACTTGTTGAAGAGATGAAATAGAACCAAGGTCTATCTTTTTGATCAGAGGTTAAATCGATCATCAGAAGAAGAATTAGGCCAAAAATTAGGATACATTCTGGGAAAATGAAACTTCCATTGAAGAGAAGCAAATGAAACGCTTTCATAAAAATTCTCGTAGAATCGAGAATGAAGTTTTCATTCTGTACATGCCAGATCATGAATTAGTAACTGCAGCCAATCTCCGAATGTTTCGATTTTTGGAATGGGATATTTACGGAATCCCCATGAATAGGATCAAACCTTATTCCATGCTATTTCCATAAGATTCCTCTTTCTTATTCTTAAGCAAGCCCCCGAGAGGGCTTAGTTGATCATGATTTCTGTTTTCTCTTTCTTTTCCTTTTTATTTGTTTCGAAAAAGATATCGTCCGATTCTCCTTCTATTGATTCTTTTCCGATCGAGATGTATGGATCCATGTGTCTACATACCTAGATTCTGTTCATGGATTAACGAAAATGCGCAAGAGCTCTATTTGCCTCTGCCATTCTATGAGTCGCTTCCTTTTTGCGTATGGCACCCCCACTCCCTTTGGCAGCATCTACTAATTCGGAACTTAATTTGAAAGCCATATTTCGACCCGGACGCTTTTGGGATGCTTCTAATAACCAACGAATGGCAAGTGCTCTTCCTTGTTTAGATCCTATTTCAATCGGAACTTTCCGCGTCGATCCTTTTTTATTACGTCTTGTTTTTACTCCTATATTGGGAGTTACTCTACGTATTGCTTGACGTAAAACCAATAGTGGATTTGTTTCTGTCTTTTGTTGAATCTTTTTCACGGCTCGATAGAGAATTTGATAAGCCAATGATTTTTTTCCGTCTTTCATAATACGGTTAACCACCATGTTAACTAATCGATTACGAAAAATTGGATCGGATTTTGCGGTTCTTTTTTCTGCAGTACCTCGACGTGACATGAGCGTGAAAGAGGTTCAAGAATCCGTTTTCTTTTTATAAGGGCTAAAAACGAATCACTTATTTTTTTGGCTTTTTGACCCCATATTGTAGGGTGGATCTCGAAAGATAGGAAAGATCTCCCTCCAAGCCGTACATACGACTTTCATCGAATACGGCTTTCCACAGAATTCTATAGGGATCTATGAGATCGAGTATGGAATTCTGTTTACTCACTTTAAATTGAGTATCCGTTTCCCTCCTTTTCCCGCTAGGATCGGAAATCCTGTATTTTCCATATCCATACGATCGAGTCCTTAGGTTTCCGAAATAGTGTAATGGAAAAAGAAGTGCTTCGAATCATTGCTATTTGACTCGGACCTGTTCTGAAAAAGTCGAGGTATTTCGAATTGTTTGTTGACACGGACAAAGTAAGGGAAAACCTCTGAAAGAATTTCCATATTGACCTTGGACATATAAGAGTTCCGAATCGAATCTCTTTAGAAAGAAGATCTTTTGTCTCATGGTAGCCTGCTCCAGTCCCCTTACGAAACTTTCGTTATTGGGTTAGCCATACACTTCACATGTTTCTAGCGATTCACATGGCATCATCAAATGATACAAGTCTTGGATAAGAATCTACAACGCACTAGAACGCCCTTG includes the following:
- the rps19 gene encoding ribosomal protein S19, encoding MTRKKTNPFVARHLLAKIEKVNMKEEKEIIVTWSRASSILPAMVGHTIAIHNGKEHIPIYITNPMVGRKLGEFVPTRHFTSYESARKDTKSRR
- the rpl14 gene encoding ribosomal protein L14, yielding MIQPQTLLNVADNSGARKLMCIRVIGAAGNQRYARIGDVIVAVIKDAVPQMPLERSEVIRAVIVRTCKEFKCEDGIIIRYDDNAAVIIDQKGNPKGTRVFGAIAEELRELNFTKIVSLAPEVL
- the rpl23 gene encoding ribosomal protein L23 gives rise to the protein MDGIKYAVFTEKSLRLLGKNQYTSNVESGFTKTEIKHWVELFFGVKVVAVNSHRLPGKGRRMGPILGHTMHYRRMIITLQPGYSIPLLDRETN
- the rpl2 gene encoding ribosomal protein L2, which translates into the protein MAKHLYKTPIPSTRKGTVDRQVKSNPRNKLIHGRHRCGKGRNARGIITARHRGGGHKRLYRKIDFRRNQKDISGRIVTIEYDPNRNAYICLIHYGDGEKRYILHPRGAIIGDTIVSGTKVPISMGNALPLSTDMPLGTAIHNIEITRGRGGQLARAAGAVAKLIAKEGKLATLRLPSGEVRLVSQNCLATVGQVGNVGVNQKSLGRAGSKCWLGKRPVVRGVVMNPVDHPHGGGEGKAPIGRKKPTTPWGYPALGRRTRKRKKYSDSFILRRRK
- the rps7 gene encoding ribosomal protein S7 is translated as MSRRGTAEKRTAKSDPIFRNRLVNMVVNRIMKDGKKSLAYQILYRAVKKIQQKTETNPLLVLRQAIRRVTPNIGVKTRRNKKGSTRKVPIEIGSKQGRALAIRWLLEASQKRPGRNMAFKLSSELVDAAKGSGGAIRKKEATHRMAEANRALAHFR
- the rpl16 gene encoding ribosomal protein L16, with amino-acid sequence MLSPKRTRFRKQHRGRMKGKSCRGNRICFGRYALQVLEPAWITARQIEAGRRAMTRYARRGGKIWVRIFPDKPVTMRPTETRMGSGKGSPEYWVAVVKPGRILYEMSGVSETVARAAISIAASKMPIRSQFLRLEI
- the rpl22 gene encoding ribosomal protein L22, which gives rise to MTSFKLVKYTPRIKKKKNELRKLARKVPTDRLLKFERVFKAQKRIHMSVFKAQRVLDEIRWRYYEETVMILNLMPYRASYPILKLVYSAAANATHYRDFDKANLFITKAEVSRGTIMKKFRPRARGRSYSIKKTMCHITIVLNIVKKSK
- the rps3 gene encoding ribosomal protein S3 — encoded protein: MGQKINPLGFRLGTTQNHHSFWFAQPKNYSEGLQEDKKIRNCIKNYIQQNRKKGSNRKIESDSSSEVITHIEIQKEIDTIHVIIHIGFPNLLKKKGAIEELEKDLQKEVNSVNQRLNIAIEKVKEPYRQPNILAEYIAFQLKNRVSFRKAMKKAIELTKKADIKGVKIKIAGRLAGKEIARAECIKKGRLPLQTIRAKIDYCCYPIRTIYGVLGVKIWIFVEEE
- the ndhB gene encoding NADH-plastoquinone oxidoreductase subunit 2, giving the protein MIWHVQNENFILDSTRIFMKAFHLLLFNGSFIFPECILIFGLILLLMIDLTSDQKDRPWFYFISSTSLVISITALLFRWREEPIISFSGNFQTNNFNEIFQFLILLCSTLCIPLSVEYIECTEMAITEFLLFVLTATLGGMFLCGANDLITIFVAPECFSLCSYLLSGYTKRDLRSNEATMKYLLMGGASSSILVHGFSWLYGSSGGEIELQEIVNGLINTQMYNSPGISIALIFITVGLGFKLSPAPFHQWTPDVYEGSPTPVVAFLSVTSKVAASALATRILDIPFYFSSNEWHLLLEILAILSMILGNLLAITQTSMKRMLAYSSIGQIGYVIIGIIVGDSNDGYASMITYMLFYISMNLGTFACIVLFGLRTGTDNIRDYAGLYTKDPFLALSLALCLLSLGGLPPLAGFFGKLYLFWCGWQAGLYFLVSIGLLTSVLSIYYYLKIIKLLMTGRNQEITPYVRNYRRSPLRSNNSIELSMTVCVIASTIPGISMNPILAIAQDTLF